Genomic window (Ananas comosus cultivar F153 linkage group 16, ASM154086v1, whole genome shotgun sequence):
CACAACGTGAAAAGTGTCCCATATTAAATTGTTACACTTTGGAGGTTTAATCCTGTGTATAGAACATGGTGCATGCAATAACATCTAGAAAtagatagagagaaaaaggatggaacatgatatatatatttgatgagATGGTCTCTATGACACCATCATATATTCACCGTGTGAATGacatgaattttaaattttttttgaataatagatAAGACAGTCTTATACTGATACATACTGTTgcagtatatataattttttgttttcgtGAGTATAAGTATATACCAGATAGTAAGAAGCGCCATGCTGGAGGGGTTGGAGGGTGACGCCGAATTCGTCGGTGAGGACGGGGTGGCCGGAGGCGTGGAGGAGGATGGCGTGCTCGCCGAACGCCTCCCTGAGGTTCAACGGGCTCGCCACCACCTCAAACGCCACCTCATTTATGAACACCGTCGACCTCGCCACCGCCGCTGTGATCGCcgtcgcgccgccgccgctaacTGCTCCGGCATCGCCATTATTATTCGCAAACCAATAATATCACAAAATTAATTGACCAAAGAGAATAACACCAGCATGCATGCAGCAATGAAGTTATATAGTTATTTGGCTTCAGTGCATGGAAACagtaattattataattagtatTACTCAACTATAAGTAGTCAAAAGTCATATATaaccaaagaaagagaaaatttttgaaCAGATATTATCACTATTACCATTATGGTGcatgaaataaattttagaaactaACAAGAGcaggtttcttttttctttttctagcattttttttttttaaaggagtTGGTGTAACTTGTGATTGAAGAAAGGGATTACGTGTTCATCTTATCTATTAGGAAATCCAAGTGAGGATAGGAGAATGGTTTTTAATGCCATGCACACGTCCAATCTAGGTAATAGCGCCCTAATATGAATGAATACGAGTTAGACCTAAAAGAAtgtggctctctctctcttcatctctctctatctctttatCTTTTCAACAACGTACGCATGTATGTAATTAGTTCCCTCCCCACCCTCGAGAATCTCCATGACATGACCACACAACGCAATTTATGAGGAAGGTTTTTGAATTAATGAGTTTCCACAatcacctctcttttttttttgatttattcgATCTTTTTTCTCTCAATTGTCCATTCCACCCTTGTCATGTCACATAGCATTAAGATGGTCTTTTCTTCTGACTAAGTTTGTTCTTCAGTAGAATGAGAAACTATTCCATTCTTCTTATGAAATCAATCAAGTATACTCTATCACTGCTAAACTTTCTATATAGAACCATGCTTAGATTCTTTCATGAACTTGCTTGTTTCGGCAACTAAATGGGACATCTGAGAACTCATTACTGAATAGAATATTGTATTAGTTCCAACTTCAGTATTATGATCTAAGCATGTCTTACAATTAACCTACTTCTTCAACCATTCATATTTGTACAAAATCAAAGATTGGAAAATGACCAAGTACAAAATAAACACATGAGACTTTGATGAGATAGAAAGAAGCATTCATGACATTGAAAGACATGATAGAACACTAACATTcaatgcaaaagaaaagaaaagaaaaaaagaaatactatTACTATGGTATCCTAAATAATGTTAACTGCTCCTAACCCTCTCTCATATATTGCAGATGTGCAAACATGCTGATATgtcacaaatatataaattgacTTGTGCAAATATAGAATAACTTATTAAGGTATCACcatatgtaaaaatatttcGTAAGAGGTAACCGAATCATCGATATGTTTATGCGAAAATGCTATATATCCCTAGGCTGTAGATATGCTAACTTACTAATTATACTGATCAATATATTAGCAGCTAGATATAAGAGCATCGACAAAAAGTACCTAAAAAAATCGAGAATATAACAATGCGTGCCACATACATTACCTTGTTGAATCTCATTGACAGGACTAGCAACACCAGCAGGAGCAGGAGCCACAGGAGTTGCACCACCACCAgcaagagcagcagcagcagcagcacttgtcacagcagcagaagcagaagcattAGAAGCGCTTGTTGCAACATCAATATCATAGAAATGGTGCAGCTCCATGTTCTTATTACCCTTACCCTccccatcctcctcctcctcctcctcctcctcctcttccttgtTAGCAGTACTATTAACCTTGcacccctcctccccctcctcttgCTCCATCATGAGCTCACTCCACAATCCCAACCCCCCCTGGAGAAAGAAAGGCTCCGCagtcgccgcggcggcgccgaaGTCGTAGTAGACGTGACCGATCGGCGCCAATTGATTGGTCAtctgcggcggtggcggcgtcgGTCGATCCGTAACGGTTGTTAAGGCGACGGAAGCGACCGATGCGATCGGGGTCTTATCGGAGGCGCCCGAGGACTTGTCGGAGGACGTCGAGGAGGCGGTGGATTGGGATTGGGATCGGGATCGGGAGGAGGCGGCCGGGGGGTGGGGGTGGAGGTGGCGGAGCTTGTGCTTGCTGCGGGACTTGCGGTTCTGGAACCAGTAGAAGACGTTGGCGTCGCCGACCTGGCCGTACTCCTGGAGCTGGGCCCGGATCTTGCGGATCTCGTCGCGCGGCGGGTTCACCATGCCGGAGTTGAAGATCGCCTCCAGGATCCGGATCTGCTCCGGCTTCGGGTTCCACCGCGGCTTCGGCTCCGGGCTCCTCTCCTCGCACCCTGGCCGCGAATGAATAATGATAACTTATTCGACATGAAAATAACATTTTGTGAGTTTCAGCCGTTCATCGAATTGTCATATTTCACCTACGaaataatttatcatattttttttttaataaaatgattTGACATTTACAAATTAACAAAAGATATAGTTCCTATGTCAAAATAtaccttaaaatttttttaaacctaCCAAATTGTTATCTCACATGTATGTTAGTTTTATAGGGTTTCCTCTTAGTCGGTGCAAAGGCTAAAACCCTAGGAAATGACTATTTCTACTAGCTGGGTGCGATTTTGGGTGCAAGTGCTCTTCAGGAAAGAAGGGTTTGAGAGTAATGTGATTGATTACCATGCATATCAACATTCTCCATGTTATTCAGTGCAGTTGATTAGTTTGAGAAGCCATCAATAAACCAAGAATTTCTcatgattaatatatatatatatatatatatatatatatatatatatatatatatatatatatataaaaatattaattatataccTGATGAATAGGGGCTCTTGTGGCAGGCACCAGAAAGGAGGGCTGATGAGTTGATGTCATGCTGCCATTGCTGGTGGGTGTTGCAAGGCTTGGACTTGAACAGACTGGGCCAGTGCCTGTTTGATGAAGCCATGATGTGTTCTTGCTGCAGcctatgatgatgatgatgattgtaTATATAATGGGCTTTTGCTGATTGTGGagcaaatagtttttttttttatatatatatatagtgggaaACAGTGGATTGGGAGACCACTTTTTAGAGGAGATCCATCTCTGAATCTAccaatctcttcttcttcttcttcttcttcttctagttTTGTAGTACTCTAGCTAGGGAAGCTGCTGTTCCTCTCCTTTTCTAGGGCTTAGGGAGACAAAAAGCCCCCTTCTTCTTATAATGGCCTCACCTAACCCCTGTGTGCAAATTTATCACAATCAATATAATATTACATGggttctccttttcttttattacttgtatatagatagatataaaaggAAGGAACAGTTCCCTCCCACCTCCCAAAAACAAGCAAAACCCAATAAACCAGAACAAGAAACTCCTGCCAGGGAGAGAGGGCTATGGACacacataaataaatatatatataggaaggaaatgaaattaatatatatatgaggagaGATATATGAGGGGGGAGGAGGGACATGTGTGAAGGGAAAAGAGAGGAGATCAAGTGGAAATGAGAGGTACTAGCTACTATGCATGTAGTGTCTCTCCCATAACTTTCTTTCACTGCATTAAAGCCCAAATGCTGATGCCCCACTACTCAAAAAGTACACTGGAATTCCCCCGTATGCCCAGCAAGTGAGGCATGGAAAACCCCATCTGCCTGGGCTTTTATTAGTACTCCCATCagaggaagcaaaagaaagaagagaaaaaagaagctaAGCTTTAAAGTTTGCATCATCacatgaagagagagagagagagagagagagagagagagagggagggagtaATGAGAACCTAGGGATTCAGATTCACAATAAAGAAGAACACAGGTTATCtgtagaaggaaaagaaagtacAAGAGGAACAGAAGAataagccaaaaaaataaaataaaaaatgaataaatacataaatagcTTTACTTGCTCATTTAGTTTACAATTGCTTTGCCGACtctaaaacaaatttttttaacccttccTAATTGCAAGATCaaggaaaactcacctataCATACATTTAAACATTCTTTCACAAAAGCATAAATGATATATCCTGGTGTTGAagcttatatacatatatggatAAGGCATAAGATAAAATAGTCAATGGGCAACTTTTAAGAAAGAGGACTTGGGCTTTTGAGTAACTCTCACTTGTGAAACTGAAGAGCTTAGGGTTTGTTGAATGAAGCTTcaatattgttatatatatatatatatatatataatatatctttatCTTTCTCTGCTACCTTTTCTCCTGCTTGggctttttatatatatatgtgtgtgaagtgtgtgtgtgtgtgtgtatatatgtaaaaCAAATAAGTTGGGGTTGTTTTTCACTTGGCTTTGACGGGGAGAGGGGGTAATAAAtaggggaggaggaggtgggggtAGGGGATAGAGATATAATTGAGGGATTATTCTAATGGAAGAGGTTGTTGCAGGAATAAATGGgaagggggaggagggagggtGAAGGGGTTTTCAAAGTCAAGGAGAAGGGGCACGAAAAGGGGGTTTGATTGGGGTTGGGGCTGGGGCTGGGAAAGAGGAGTAATTGCGAGTTGGGGTTATATTTCGGGCATGGTGAGGTGTGCTTTTGGAATGGATTGACTCGAGGGCCTTAtttttgatctctctctctctcatgtttATATCTGTTTGGTCCCTCTTTTGCTTTTACATTCGGCAACTATCATCGTAagtatttgacaaataaaaattttgagacTACTAATTAAGTAGAAATCGGAAGGAGATTCGAAAGTCTCAAAAATAGAATCTCTAACTTGTAACTTCTATATTTTCGAACAATGCAAACActtctaaaaatttgaaaatcgcGTGTCCGGCTTAGACACACACATGGCTGTGTCGAATTTATGTCTGATGCGGACATGTCatgaaaataatagaaaatattttctattatgtatatttaataatagaaaataataaatttttttttttttttgaaaaattcacATAGCtattttttagacaatataaataaattatgtatggcagaaagtttctttccttaaaatatataacttattaataaaaattttgttaacttTCATTCCtatgaaaattataataatattttaacaaaattaattatttatatataataattaatatatataattattatattataataatattatgttTTATTGGCAATGCATATTTTGTCCatgttctaaattttttaaagttgtaGAGTTGCTGCGTCCGAATTGTGTCATGTCCCGTATCTGTGTCTGTGTCCGTGATGCCTAGCTAGTTTTCGAAAGGATTAATCAattgaaaaaatttagtaaCTCAGAAATTAATACACCAAACTTATTTTCTTTCACAAAGTAGCTTTAGTTAATCTAAGCTCTTCTTTTATATCTCACTCATCATCTACTCTCTCTTTaaaagattttgtttttttttttaaagactcATAGCACATCAATGCCCTTGAACTTCAATTATCACTTTGGTCCTCCAACTTTTAACTCGGAATTTTCGATATTCAAATTCGTAACAGTAATTGTAATTTCTCGTAGTTATTGTCCTCATTTACTATTTAAGGAATATTTACTGTGTTTTAACCTATGCATCCATGATATCAATCCTCTCATTTATCTGCTTTTTTCATATTTCgatttatatacatatagcaCCCATTGAATAGTAGTAATTGTTTctctactaaaaaaaaataaacggttgaattaaaaatatgagattGATAGGCCGTAGATCAAGTAGATCGTTTATGGTGCACAAATTTATGGATGTATGCCAAAtgcatataataaatttttttttggtatggaCTGAAATGAAATACTTACAAATAATATTTCCATTTTCAAATGTCCAGCGTAAAGTTCAACGACTAACGCTTgaacatttattatttttagttatcGGTCAACTAattaattgttatatataaatattaaagagTATCTTACGTCTCTATGAGCTTAAGCTATTGAattgttagaataataattgtttcacatttattttattatggtaGAATGTTCTGAGTTCAAGTTCTATCGTGCTCGTAGTCTTGTTTAATTTTCTATCATTCAGTTTAAGTCCACATCAAGCAGTAACTTTCCTCAGGTCAAAATGTCTTTATCATGCATGTTCACATGCTTATAAATTCATATCATACCCTACCTGGAACTATACTCATTCTTCAGTGTCTCTTCTTACATCCAATACGAAATTCAAGTGAAACAATAGGTCTATTAACATTCACTatatagagagtgagagagttgagctcatgtgcttttaaaagtatacaaatatttatttttgtgattttttggctATTTGATAGCTTCATGATTCGTGTAACACTATTAATAGCTTGTCACGATAGATTCGCACCTTGAgatgatccaaaggctaaaaaattataaacacgTTGAGCTCCTGTGCTCTTAAAAGCACAGTAGTATGATCTAAGTactgaaaatggtcaaagggatagatTTAATAGCAGAAAACCTGGCAGCactaagtgtttggtgctattgatagcattgtagCTGGACtctgtgtgtgtatatatatatatatatatatatatatatatataattgagctcctatgctcttaaaagtaccaagttattggtgcttgtagatttttagtcattggattaagagatatgcggttaggatgatgtgggccccctagggttgagtgggtggttggttgaatagtataatctaatggttgaaaatgatccgaggagtagatctaatggtaaaaaactta
Coding sequences:
- the LOC109722100 gene encoding WUSCHEL-related homeobox 9-like, whose translation is MASSNRHWPSLFKSKPCNTHQQWQHDINSSALLSGACHKSPYSSGCEERSPEPKPRWNPKPEQIRILEAIFNSGMVNPPRDEIRKIRAQLQEYGQVGDANVFYWFQNRKSRSKHKLRHLHPHPPAASSRSRSQSQSTASSTSSDKSSGASDKTPIASVASVALTTVTDRPTPPPPQMTNQLAPIGHVYYDFGAAAATAEPFFLQGGLGLWSELMMEQEEGEEGCKVNSTANKEEEEEEEEEEDGEGKALLMLLLLLL